The genome window GGGCGAACTGGCGGGGCAGTCGGCGCGGATCGCCCGGCTTGCCGCGGAAGCCGTACTCCTGCCAGACGGTGCCGTCGTGGAGCGCCTCCTCGTCCGTGCCCTCGACCACCACCTCCAGCCGGACCCGGCTGATGCTGCCGAACGCGCCGTAGGTGTTGACCAGATGCAGTGGATCGAACGAGCGGTTCATCACCTGGCGGCGGGAGACCAGATTGCGCGCAGGGCGGTAGCTGAGGAACACGACCAGCGCGGTCACCGCGATGACGACGATCTCGTACCAGAGCGGCGGCGCGGACTGTGCGGGCGGCTCGGTGAACAGGGACCAGTCGACGGCGGACAGGGCCAGGGTGATCGTCACCCAGTTCAGCCAGGCGAAGTTCCCCGAGACGACCAGCCACAGCTGGGTGACGATCATCAGCCCCGCGGCCGCACTCGCCACCGGTTGCGGAGTGAAAAGGAGCACCGGCACCAGGAGTTGAGTGACATGGTTGGCCGCCACCTCGGCCCGGTGGACGGGCCTGGGCAGCCGGTGGAAGAACCAGCTCAGCGGTCCCGGCATCGGCTGGGTCTCGTGGTGGAAGTACAGACACGTCAGCTTGCGCCAGCACTCGTCGCCGCGGATCTTGATCAGTCCGGCGCCGAACTCCACCCGGAACAGCACCCAGCGCAGCAGCCACAGCACCAGCACGGGCGGCGCTGTGTCCGCGTTGCCGAGAAAGACGGCGAGGAAGCCGGTCTCCAGCAGCAGGGACTCCC of Streptomyces sp. NBC_01363 contains these proteins:
- a CDS encoding lipase maturation factor family protein; translation: MEWFTADGYWLSRLIFQRALAGIYLVAFLTAALQFRALIGERGMLPVPDFLRRTDWRSAPGLFRLHYSDRFFALVCWTGCAISVALLAGADSYLPLWAAMVLWALPWALYLSIVQVGQTWYGFGWESLLLETGFLAVFLGNADTAPPVLVLWLLRWVLFRVEFGAGLIKIRGDECWRKLTCLYFHHETQPMPGPLSWFFHRLPRPVHRAEVAANHVTQLLVPVLLFTPQPVASAAAGLMIVTQLWLVVSGNFAWLNWVTITLALSAVDWSLFTEPPAQSAPPLWYEIVVIAVTALVVFLSYRPARNLVSRRQVMNRSFDPLHLVNTYGAFGSISRVRLEVVVEGTDEEALHDGTVWQEYGFRGKPGDPRRLPRQFAPYHLRLDWLMWFAALSPAYAGPWFGQFVERLLENDRDTLRLLRHNPFPDTPPTHVRARLYHYRYTTWRELRATGRWWHRTYVRDFMPPVSLGPSWLSPTRRS